ttaaaaatttttatcatttatgtaaattattcataaaagtaaaacaaattaaatttgtatgtgCAGTGCCGCCAAAAAGTAATTATTGGAGAATCTTTATCCGAACCAGTGAAGGTGTAAAATTTGCCAACACATTGTAAAAACTTCTGGTAATACAACTAATCTACGGTTTCATATGTCTCGATGCCATCCTAATGTGAAACTTGAAATGGTTGAAATAAGCAACAAGGAAAACAAATCAGACTCAAATGTTGCTGCAGAATCTTTAACCAAAAGGAGAAAAGTTAtggtaatatataattaatctttgcataaaaacttgtttatattaaatatattataataatataaatactaatactgcatcttttatgttattatgCACATTTTAGGAACAAAATGAATCCGATGTAGACGATGTTGAGATGAAGGAAAATTCTCCAGTTTCTTCGACTTCATCCTTAACAACTGTTTTGTCGAGTCGCTCAGAGACATCAGTAACGTCATTACCAATAATGAAAAATAGACAATCTACTCTTGATGCTTCGTTTCAAAATCAAAAATCATTTCAAGGTATCAATCAATGACCATATCAAggttttttcttcattttcttaaTAACTTATGGTAGACTCTTTGATTGCATTTTCCatactttttatcattctttaattttttaaatttgttttaatacactattttttaattttttgcttcttGTTTTAGATGGTGGAGTAAAAGCTGCTGAGTTTACTAATAAACTCATTTTTATGATTGCAAAGGATAATTTGCCGCTCGCAACAGTGGAAAAAGAAGGATTTCGAACGTTTGTAAAAACAATCGCTCCTTTATACAAGATTCCTAGCAGGAAAACTATAACGAGtctaattgaagaaaaatacgAATTTTTATCTGGATTGATAAAAACGCAACTTTCTTCAGTAAACAATCTGTGCTTAACAACCGATATATGGACAGatattataaacacaaaaaGTTTTATAGGCGTTACGGCCCATTACATAGCAGATGAAGCACATAAATCAGTAACTATTGGTGTTTAACCGAATTAAAAGAAAGGCAtacttttgaaaatataaaaacttggcTATTAGATTTAATGCAAGAATGGAAAATCAATCCAGATAATATTTTCATCGTCGTATCTGATAACGCGTCTAATATGAAGAAGGCAATTACGGAAGCATTTGGTGTTGAAAAACATTTACCGTGTTTCGCACATACACTCAATTTAATTCCGTCAAATATTATTAAGGAAGACAATTTGATTAATACagtatgtaaaaaagttaaaactatagttacattttttaagCATTCCGTAATTGCTGCGGATGAACTGAGAGCTCAGTCAaatcttaaattaattcaaagcGTTAACACAAGATGGAATTCAACGTATGACATGCTGGAAAGATTTATTGAATTAGCGGATATATTAAGTGGCATTCTTTTACACTCACCTACAGCACCAGTAATGCTTACGGCACCTGAATTGCAAGCCATCAAAGACTTTGTTCAGTTATTAAAGCCCTTCAAAGAAGCTACAAAAATTGCATGCGATGAGCATTATTTGACCGGCAGTAAAGTTATTCCAATTGTCAACACTttgaaaaacaaattgaaaGCGCTTACACTCAAAACTAGCATAGGTGTACACTTTAGACTTGaattagaaaaacaattttcaaaaagatttcaaaatatCGAACTGTGAAGCCATTAGCAATATCTATGATATTAGATCCCCGTTTCAAAACTTTCCatttttctgacaaaataaCGTGCTCTCAATCGatcaataaaattacacaaatgaTAAACTCGAGCGCATCAAATGAATACGACGATGAACGCCAGAAAGACGATCAAGTAAAAAGCGATCATTTTTGGTCTTTTCATGAAGATTTGATTGCGAAATCACGACAATTAACAAAGAATAACGAAATGAGGATGGCGGATGACTTAAAGTATTACTTGCATCAACCTCCAATAAAAATGGATGAAAGCCCATTAAAGTATTGGATGTCAAACATGCATTCGCCATTAAAAAGCATtgcgttaaaatatttaagcatAATTGCTACATCGGTACCGAGTGAACGCCTGTTCTCGCAAGCCGGAAATATTTTAACAGAGGAAAGAAATAGATTGTCAGGAGAACATTTACAGCatctcctttttttaaattcgctTTCGGCAGTTGATTGGTTATTGTAAAAGTAGTTTTAACGGAACCGTTTTAAATaagttacaattatattattttatgtattttaaaatgaataaagaatattattcacagtataacatttattacattgccaaaggtttattttatttcaatatccggtAATTTcgtatgttattttttattatattattttttattaatattaccgATATTTACTGGTATCGATATTTTGTGTCCGATACTTTTGTGTATCGATATCTATATCCACAATACGTATCGATACAATATATCGATACTTTCTGCTGTATCGCCCATCCCTACCAGATACACATCACATTTCAAAAAAAAACGAGAACgaaattcgtctcgaggttacaacaattagttcataaaagtttcactgaagtgGGATTTAGAAAAACAGTtacggtggcgcctagatataatggcTGTGagcgcactcgactcacgagaaaatcccccgcggcttggccacctagtggaagccgcgcaagccgcgaaaGCGCGAAGACTCGTCGCGAAAAAgttttgagaccatagacatagtaccaagtctatgtttgagactcaaaaccaaagcaaatcactcgatttttgagagcaccgtaatatgtttttacgtgtaaaataactattaataattgaatgtcttggattttaaccgtattcggtatttctgaaatgatttataaatgttttcataaataatatacgttttcaataaacctttaattagctataccgaatgtgtataaaatacgtttattattcgtttaaatattgctgcaataaaaacgtataaatataatttacacttaaacttttattaacgtatttaaataggatatcatacctggatattaaatcctatttttgatacgtcATTTAAAGgaacaacttttacaaatcataaacgtatttaagaaacgtttaattagtatatgatagtattttatagtatttttatacgtgttataaatatatgtatttacgtTTGCCTCCATTATGTTTCACGTCTCTGCCGGTGTTGGTTGTGTGGTTACACTACTTTGTTTGTCGCCATGTCAATCTGTAATCCCGCCGATTGTGAAGTGCGTTCTGTTATTCGGTTTTTAAACGCGAAAAAAGTTCGTCCTGCTAAAATTCATCGGCAGCTTGTTAAAGTTTATGGTGAAGGTGTAATGAATGATGAAAATGTGCGTAAATGGTGTAggttttttaatgaagaaaggACAAATGAACGCTCGGCCTCACGTTGCGGCAAGAACAAAAAGACAGCTGGTCAACTTTCATTGGGAATTACTGGATCATTCACCATATAGCCCTAATTTAGCACCATCGgacttttatctttttccaaaaCTTAAGGAATTTCTTGGTGGAAAGCGATTGGAAAATGATAACCGACTGAAAGAAATTGTTACTAATTAGTTTAACGGTCAGGCGGCACAGTTCTTTAATGAGGGGATCCAAAAGTTGGTGCCACGACTTAACAaatgtttagatattaataGCGACTAtgttaaaaagtgaaaaaatgttcatattttagtttgtgatataatttacgttcataattaaaattttccttaCACCATTACAAAACGGTTCTTAGTTTAAAAATGACCctcgtattattttaatatataacatctATTTACATGAGAGCATaacgataaaaatttgaataaaaaatataaattattgcgactatagattataatattaatgcattACTATATTTCTTGCTTTATAGACGTTGGCCTATTTGATCATGATTGACGACGTTTTAGATCAGGCAATATTTCGCAGAGACAAACCATGTTGGTAACGACATGACGAAACAAATTTAATGGCCATCGATGATGCTTTATTGTTACAGAGCAGtgtgtattatttaatagaaaaacattttaaagggAAAGAATGTTTCATTTATTTAGTAGAAACATTTCTACagatatgtatgtatatctgtataatatttgtgtgtaaagtcggtttaaatttttctttgaaaaattttttatgaaaacatatTTGCAGGCTACATTTGATACAAATAGGGCAGTTTTTGGATATGTCCTCGACTTCATAGAAATTTAATCTGGATCGATTTACAATGAATCGATATAATTCCATCGCTTACTCCAAATCATcaaaaatagcatttttaatgCCAGTATTTTTAGCAATGCATTATGTAAGTTTactttttgtttcctttttttacagaaaaaactgATCTCTTTACATGATAAGAAATTGTGACGTTGCTTAACGTAGGCTGGAATCGAAAAAGTTCAAGAGATGTTCAAGCAATCAGAAACTATCTTGTTAGAGTTGGGACAGTTTTATCAAATTCAAGACGATTGCTTAGGTTGCTTTTTCGATTTGCGCAAAGATAATACTGATATAGAAGAAGGAAAATGTACGTGGTTAATTGTTAAAGCTCTTGAACTCGTCACTCCGGAACAGCGTAAAACTTTAGAAGTAAATATCGTTGGTTACATGTGTTTTCCTAAACGTTGTTGcattaatcaattttcttatttttttctttgtttttcagGAATGTTACGGAAAAAACAAAACACGTAAAACAGCTCTACATTGATTTGGATTTGCAGAATGCTTATTTTAAACacgaaaaataaacatataatgcAATAACTGCACTGATAGAGAAAATATCATACAAAAATCTACAACATTTTTTCATGGGTTTATTAGAGAAGCTTTATGGCAGACGAATCTGTTTTGGATAAACATATCTTAAATACTACTATTTTAAGCAAGTATTTCTTTTAAGCATGTTTAACCTAAATTTTgagcaatgtaaaaaattaataaattctatgtTTCCTACTGTTACGTCCAACGGACTCCACGATTTTCCCTTTCGCCGATAACGGAAATTCCCGCCGTGTCATAAAGAAAATTGGCGACACAAGACATCTGTCCCTAAGAAACATAACTCTGAAGTATACAACCGAAATGATAAcgcgaaaatataaaaagaaactatataTCAAAAACGTACATGCTCATCCTGACGTAACGTAAAGACAAACAGGACCCATAGAAATTACATAAAACAAGGGACCGACGGGAGATAAAATTGAAACGAATACCGAAtggaaaatgtcaaaattataatttacggcCCTGGCCTTCCCGTCAAACACATATGCTCTGACGACAATATTCGGGTTATAAAAACGGGAAAGCCAGGATGCAAAGGAAAGAAACTTAAACTTGGCGCCGACAACGATATAACGCAGAATCGGGACGACGGTCAAGAAAATAACAaaccataaattaaaatttatggacATGGTCCTGTTCGCTTACGTGGAGGTCGCGACACAAATCACTCTTATTAACGATACAACAACGAACCCTAAAAACAATAAATGACACGAGATACCGGGATTATAAACCTAACCCTCGAAAAAGGGGAAACTGTCGATAAAAAAGCCCTCGAACGATTGGACGATTCCACAACTCGCCCCCTTAAAATTAAGGAAACTCGGGAGAAGATGGAGAACTAACCAATGATAGATCATCCTGGAGGATGATTACCAAGGTTAGTTAGCAAACTAGCCAACGACAAGTCGagtctaaaaaaaaactacattcCTCCCGCTCGACTCGCTACGTCCTTCCTTTCAAGTTCTATAAAATGTCCAATTTCCTAACACTCATCATCATTTGATTCCTTCTCAAACTAGAGTCAAAACTGTACGCGCTATTTAAATTCTCAAAGCAGTATTTGCTAGTACAACTCAAAATTAGAATCTGTGCCTCAATCAAGCAACAACCGAGCTTCCGAGGTCAGCCCAGAACCGACTTAACCGCAAAGCCttcgaggagagaaagagagatctgACGTTCCTTCTATTTTCATCGATCAAAaagtaagttatttttattagtcaCTTAACAGATTCCCCTAATTCGCTTATTGATTATCGATTAGTGGGCAAAATTTACATCCCGAGAAAGTCGCGACCCCATCGTCATCGCCCGAATCGTCTCTGGGAATACGTCAGGAGGCAAGTCGTTCTCCTCGAGTGCCTCTGGGTAATTCTAAGAACAAGGGGACTCGAGAATTTGCGCCAGAAACCGGCTCCTGAATGGGCGCCGCTTTTGGAAATATCTCCGCTTATCCCAGAGGAACGCGACCCACCTTCCCCTCCCCCATCTTCTCCGTCCACCGCTCCCTCTAACTCTTCTCTCCTTACACATAGGATCGCTCCTGATACCCCTCCGTACTTCCCTCTCCCCGAGAATCTCGTTAATCTTCCTTCCCCCTCGTTAATCTTCCTTCCCCCTCGTACTCTCCTGTCCAAAAGGATCTCTCTGATCCTCCTTCTCCCTTGAGTTCTGCGCCTAGTGTAGAATTCTTAAAGGAAATCTCCCCTCCTCCTTCGCCAGCGAATTCcacgtccagcgtggaattcTTGGAAGAAGTAATCCCCCTTTCCGGgactattaaaaatagtttgtcaaattttaatgtagaaaaggtaccttttataaaaattttatgtactatttgcactgtttataaataaaaatgtagtcATTGCGATTGTCGTACTTTTCCTATGCTATTCTTAGATTATTTCTAGAATtcttagattacacaattttctaGAAGCGCGGCCGCAGCTCGCGCCTATGTAGGAGAAGCGAGTCACAGACCGatcctcttttacgcgagtcaggaAGTTCCAATTTACTTTCACGCGAGTGCAAATGGTTTCTCACAAAATGTGGAAACAATTGTCGCGCGGCAACATAGGAAATTACATTCCTTATTTATTGAGAACTGTAAGTTAATCTGCATTAGTGCAAGTGACCCTAAGTCTATTATATATGAATCATTTTTCGACCTCAAccaaattctaaaataaataaaaataaattgtttacttGGTACGTTTAATTTACTTGAATTGatcgaaaaaaattcattggttGAActacaaagtgtcaaaaatacgaagtTTTAAGGACCCATTAGTCTGCCGTGCTTCAATATATTTCGGCAGTTTATTTTTTCCTGCTGTcagtttcttaatttaataaagccAAGTTATAGAATCACCCGCCGTAACGATTATCGATAGCGCAAGCGACGATTGTCGATAGCTAACGATACCGACAATCATCGTTAAGAAGTTAGAGAATCCCGGTACAGGAGTGGCTTGTGAACTTAGCGCCACTCATTGCACTGATATAGAAGGAGGAAACACATTTTGGGATCCTGTGCCAGCCGACTCTTGCAAATTTTTCGACTATAGCGTTTTATATCAAGGATATGCAGATAAAATGATCGATAATATAAAGGAAGGCTCACAAACTGCTTATTCGTTAATTGCACAGGAAAAGGTTTTCGCTTTTACTAGCATGAGAAAATACACGACGTGTGGTTATACGCTTACACGGACCGAACAcccaaaattaataatttttgaaactttaccCAGCGTtgcagttttcaaaaaattcgacCGAATATCTAATCGCGATATCTTCGCTTACATGAACTCAAAATTCGTTTATGTGGAAAAACACATACGTACGCAAATCAATCAAAtgtacagaaatattttattgcagcaatgtaACCTCGAACTAAGAATGTTGCAAAATGCCTTGGCCATAGCAACACAGTCACCCGATATTTTTGCTTATCACTTCATGAGAGAGCCCGGATACATGGCTCTCTTACCTGGAGAAGTAATTCACATAATAAAATGCGTACCTGTCGAAGTGAGATTGGCACAGACTCAAAATTGTTATGAACAATTACCAGTACTACAAGAaaatcaaacattatttttaacacttcAAACACACATATTATTGAGACAAGGCACACAGGTTACTTGTAATACTTTTGCCCCGCCTATGTATCTCCTAGGAGATGCTTGGTATAAAATTATTCCGAAACCAATAGAAGCATCATCGCCGACTATCATGAAACCGCTGACTAAACCTACGTGGAAATACATAAACCCTGGAGCGCTTGCCACCAGCGGCATATATTCACAAAACGATTTAGAAGAACTCAGAAATCACATAATGTTTCCTGCGGAAAGGCCTTCAATACTTAACACCGTAGCCAGAGGAGTAATGGGTCAACCAACTCAACTATACGAAGGATCAATCTCTAATCTCATTGGTGAGGCATCATTCCAGAAAATCACAACCACCATCTGGGAAAGGTTTGgggtaaatttttattctttggaaACATCAGTGTGGGATTAATGGGAATATATTTGTTCGCGAGAggctttaaattattattggatACATTCGTACACGGATACGCTCTGCATACCGTATATGGATGGTCAATACATCTAATAAGAGCCGTATGGGATTCAGCAACACATCTTTTATTACACTTGGGCAAAAACAATCAAACAAAAAAGAACAATAAAGAAGGTCCCTCAGCCCCAGAGGCCGAAGAAAGGGAGCACAAGCAGCCAGGCGGcataaaaaacaaagaaacaaCATACCCTCTCCTACCTGCAAAAGAAACAGCAGCATATACCCTCGAACTCAGAAACTGAGAAAAGAAGGAGGAGAGGGGACGCAAATACCGCTCTATCCGAATTCTCTGATAATCTAATTACATTACTTATCTTACATGTACACGCTACGACGTGTAAACAAATCTCCTTACCCGAAATCACACGTTACGACGCGTAAGCAAATTTTCTCGTACAAAATCACACGCTACAACGTGTAGACTTAATTCGATTAACTCAAATAATCACATCATACACTTCTAAAAATAAACCTTAAtgtttttagaaacaaaatggAAATTAAGTCCGTCGATACCGCCTTCCTGACGCGCGGATCTTTGAAAGTCAAAATTATCAAGGAGGACTCACCGACTTTCTTTTGGATCCACATTGACCACGCGAGGGAACATTTAGAGGAGTTACTAGAAGACCTGACTAGCAGGATGACAAGAAGGGGGCGGTTCCTACGATTCATCGGGCCCATTCTACCCAATGAACTGGTAGCAGTCCAGGAGGGAAGACTATGGCAAAGAGGGGTAGTAACCCATTTTATAAAAAGCGATATCGTGGCGGTCGCTTTGCGCGACTGGGGCCGCGTAATTCAGAAATCCATCCTCGATCTTTATATACTGGAGGATCGCTTCCGTGAGGAAAATTGGGGAGCTGTCCCATGCGGGCTTGCCCACATTCAACCGATCGGTGGAAAAGCGAGATGGCCCCAAAGGTCCCGCGAACTCGCTCGGCTGCTATTGGAGAAGCGAGAGGGATGGATGAGAATCCTCCGGCCTGTAAGGAAGAATGCAGCGACCATCGCACTGGAGTTAAAATGCGGGAGTGAGGAAGAGATTAATAACCCGCGAGAATTACTGATCCGCATAGGATGCGCTGAGTGGACTGAAGAACTCATAAACTCCGCACTACCCAGCATAACACacgaaatttgttaaaaataattataagttcaaataataattagcCAAAATAATTGCgagttcaaataataataatttgttaggaACAATTATAAGTTCAGACAACCATAAGTTAAGATCTATAGATATAATGGCAATCAATGATGCTTTATTGTTACAGAGCaatgtgtattatttaatagaaaaacattttaaagggAAAGAATGTTACATTAATTTAGTAGAAACATTTCTAcaggtatgtatatatatctgtataatatttgtgtgtaatgtcggtttaaatttttctttgaaaaattttttatgaaaacatatTTGCAGGCTACATTTGATAAACAAATAGGGCAGTTTTTGGATACGTCCTCGacttcaaagaaatttaatctggATTGATTTACAATGAATCGATATAATTCCATCGCTTACTCCAAATCATCAGAAATAGCATTTTTAATGCCAGTATTTTTAGCAATGCATTATGTAAGTTTactttttgtttccttttt
The Solenopsis invicta isolate M01_SB chromosome 16, UNIL_Sinv_3.0, whole genome shotgun sequence genome window above contains:
- the LOC113005423 gene encoding uncharacterized protein LOC113005423, whose protein sequence is MSRCHPNVKLEMVEISNKENKSDSNVAAESLTKRRKVMEQNESDVDDVEMKENSPVSSTSSLTTVLSSRSETSVTSLPIMKNRQSTLDASFQNQKSFQDGGVKAAEFTNKLIFMIAKDNLPLATVEKEGFRTFVKTIAPLYKIPSRKTITSLIEEKYEFLSGLIKTQLSSVNNLCLTTDIWTDIINTKSFIGVTAHYIADEAHKSVTIGV
- the LOC120359809 gene encoding uncharacterized protein LOC120359809, with protein sequence MIDNIKEGSQTAYSLIAQEKVFAFTSMRKYTTCGYTLTRTEHPKLIIFETLPSVAVFKKFDRISNRDIFAYMNSKFVYVEKHIRTQINQMYRNILLQQCNLELRMLQNALAIATQSPDIFAYHFMREPGYMALLPGEVIHIIKCVPVEVRLAQTQNCYEQLPVLQENQTLFLTLQTHILLRQGTQVTCNTFAPPMYLLGDAWYKIIPKPIEASSPTIMKPLTKPTWKYINPGALATSGIYSQNDLEELRNHIMFPAERPSILNTVARGVMGQPTQLYEGSISNLIGEASFQKITTTIWERFGVNFYSLETSVWD